DNA sequence from the Pseudophryne corroboree isolate aPseCor3 chromosome 6, aPseCor3.hap2, whole genome shotgun sequence genome:
ttttgcagtttgctgacagtgaccaccagtatatatagcagtacggtacggaaggccactactgtacctacctctgtggcatcaagtatactatccatctagattctatacctgttgtgtattttagttttgcagtttgctgacagtgaccaccagtatatatagcagtacggtacggaaggccactgctgtacctacctctgtgtcgtcaagtatactatccatctagattctatacctgtggtgcattttagttttgcagtttgctgacagtgaccaccagtatatatagcagtacggtacggaaggccactgctgtacctacctctgtgtcgtcaagtatactatccatctagattctgtacctgtggtgcattttagttttgcacagtttgctgaccaccagtatataatacatagcattatggtacagtaggccactgctgtacctacctctgtgtcgtcaagtatactatccatctagattctatacatgtggtgcattttagttttgcagtttgctgacagtgaccaccagtatatatagcagtacgatacggaaggccactgctgtacctacctctgtgtcgtcaagtatactatccatctagattctatacctgtggtgcattttagttttgcagtttgctgacagagcccaccagtatatatagcagtacggtacggaaggccactgctgtacctacctctgtgtcgtcaagtatactatccatctagattctatacctgtggtgcattttagttttgcagtttgctgacagtgactaccagtatatatagcagtacggtacggaaggccactgctgtacctacctctgtgtcgtcaagtatactatccatctagattctatacctgtggtgcattttatttttgcagtttgctgacagtgaccaccagtatatatagcagtacggtacagaaggccactgctctacctacctctgtgtcatcaagtatactatccatctagatgctatacctgtggtgcatttcagttgtgcgcagtatatatagtagtaggccattgctattgatactggcatataattccacacattaaaaaatggagaacaaatatgtggaggttaaaatagggaaagatcaatatcgacttccacctcgtgctgaagctgctgccactagtcatggccgagacgatgaaatgccatcaacgtcgtctgccaaggccgatgcccaatgtcatagtagagagcatgtaaaatccaaaaaacaaaagttcagtaaagtgacccaaaaatcaaaattgaaagtgtctgatgagaagcgtaaacttgccaatatgccatttacgacacggagtggcaaggaacggctgaggccctggcctatgttcatggctagtggttcagattcccatgaggatggaagcactcatcctcttgctagaaaaatgaaaagacttaagctggcaaaagcacagcaaagaactgtgcgttcttctaaatcacaaatccccaaggagagtccaattgtgtcggttgcgatgcctgaccttcccaacactggacgggaagagcttgcgctttccaccatttgcaccatttttgaagtgccatcctgtctgacactgcagtgccacttctagatgggccaggtttttgtgtgggccacttgtgttgcttagctgagtcacacagcgaccttggtgcgcctctttttttctttgcatcatgtgctgtttggggacaattattatgaagtgccatcctgcctgacactgcagtgccactcccagatgggccaggtgttagtgtcggccacttttgtcacttagcttatccatccagcgacctcggtgcaaattttaggactaaaaaaaatattatgaggtgtgaggtgtccagaatagactggaaatgagtgaaaattatggttattgaggttaataatactatggtatcaaaatgacccccaaattctatgatttaagctgttttttaggtttttaaaaaaaaaacacccgaatccaaaacacacccgaatccgacaaaaaaatttcggtgaggttttgccaaaacgcgtccgaatccaaaacaaggccgcggaaccaaatccaaaacacaatccaaatccgaatccaaaacacaaaacccgaaaaatttgccggtgcacatcattaatttcaagcctttatttgttttcATTTTTATGATTCTAATTtagagcttaagaaaaccccaaatccaaaatttcagaaaattagaatattacataaaatcaataaaaaaaggattttaaatacagaaatgtcggccctctgaaaagtataatcatgcaaatGTACTCAGTTTTATGTTTGTGCCCCTTTTGCATGACTTACTAcctcaatgtggcgtggcatggattctatcagcctgtggcactgctgaggtgttatggaagaccaggatgcttcattagcagccttcagctcttctgcattgttcggtctcatgtctctcatctttctcttggcaatgccccgtaGATTCTCTATGAGGTTCAGGTCAGGCAAGTTTGCTCGCCAAtcaagcacagtaatcccacggtcattgaaccaggttttggtacttttagcAGTGTGggtaggtgccaagtcctgctggaaaatgaagtcagcatcttcaTCTCTTGTCAAGCCACTCTTggacaacaaacaacgtcagaagcatcttatctggtctaaagaaaaaagaaCTGgtttgttgctcagtggtccaaagtcctcttttctgatgagagcaaattttgcatatcatttggaaaccaaggtcccagagtatggaggaagaatggagaggcacacaatccaagatacttgaagtccagtgtgaagtttccacagtctgtgttgatttgggaagCATGTCACCTGGTGGTGTTGGtctactgtgctttattaagtccagagtcaacgcagccatctacctggacattttagagcacttgatGCTTCCTCCAGCAGACTAGCTTTATGGAGAtgatgacttcattttccagcaggacttggcacctgcccacactgccaaaagtaccaaaacctggttcaatgaccgtgggattgctgtgctggattggccagcaaactcgcctgacctgaaccccatagagaatctatgggacattgccaagagaaagatgagagacatgagactgaacaatgcagaagatctgaaggccgctattgaagcatcctggtttaCCAtatcacctcagcagtgccactggCTGATAGAATCCACGGcacaccgcattgaggcagtaattcattcaAAAGGGGCTCAAAGTACTGAGACATATGCATGTCAGATGGCCGACatgtctgtatttaaaatccttttttattaattttatgtaatattctaattttctgagattttggatttggggttttcttaagaagtaagccacaatcatcaaataaaggcttgaaatatctcaattTGCATGTAACgagtctatataatataatatattagtttcaccttttaagttgaattactgaaataaatgaacttttgcacgatattctaattttctgagtttcacctgcatATCCTTTTACCTACTATATTACTGACTGTGAAATTCCACCCTCTAACCACCCTTACTACTGCCCCTAATCTACCCTCCCTCCTTCTATCCCCCCACTCTCTATTCTCTACCCTCTTGGTCAGACCTAAGGTCTCTTGCTCCCATCCCACACTCATCCTCTCTCCATACTGTCATATTCCTACCAGAGTCAGATCACCCTCTCGCAACTGCAGTCCAGCCAATGTCCTCCATATATCCCCTCTTCCATCTCACccttctcctgtgccctctggaattccTGATCTATCTGCAATACACTACCTGCTAGACACAACCTCTTCATCTCTTAACCTTCTTGCTGCCATTGAAACCTGGCTTTCCTCCACTGATACCACTTTCCACTCTGCGGTCTTCTATGTGGTCTCCCCTTCACCCACTCCGTCAGACCTGATGACTGCCCAGGTTACGGCGTACACATTCTTCTTTCCTCCAATTTTACCTTTTGTGTCATCTATCTGGTCCTTTCTTTCACCTATCTGGTCCTCCCTATCTGTCTCTTCTAACCCATCCATCTTCATGCCTCAGTCATCCACCATCCCCTTTGCCCCTCTTTCCTATTCCTTGACAACTATGCAGCCTGGCGTCTCCTCTacctctcctctgacctccccttCCTCATCTTAGGTGACTTTAACATCCACACTGACCAAGTGTCCACCAAACTTGCAAGCTTTGCAAGTTTTTTGATGTTCCACCTATGTATTGGGGAGCATGTGCAGGAGCAGGTAGGCATGCTCATTTGATTGGCTCCCGTGTCTGGCAGCTTAGCCCATACATACAAGTGATATGCAGAACTCCACTTAAATCCATATTTATTTAAGACAACCAATGCTCAGCATACCATACACCGGCCTCGAACTACCAACCTCATACCTGTATATTACAGTCAGGCACTTAAGACATATTGGCGGTAGTCAGTGGTGTAACTCCTAGAGAGTGTGGATGCACTGGCCACCAGGCTCCAGCTGTGAGAGGGGAACAAAAAAAGAAAGACAGAGGGGGCTGCCTAACTAGGACAGATCTCTCTCCACATTTCATAGTTATTTGTTACAGTCACTGCTGTCCAAGTTCACAAACCCCCTTTGCAGACCCCTTCAGCTGGAGCGTATTGGAATGTGACTGTatgataacagatcaaagtgtgtactgtatatagtgagatacagctctgctgctgtgccttATATGATGTAAGAAAGGAGAGCTGAAGTTTGGTTTTAAGGAAATGTACTAATTGGATTTTATCAAAActcagagagataaaattgtgagagataatgtgCCAACCAATtcgctcctgtcgtttttcaaacaaagcctgtaaaatgtaagacaGAAGCTTAGTGACTTGTActgtatctctcacaattttagctATCTCCAGCTTTGATAACactctcccacccccccccccccccaccccccagggcTTTATTATAATTTGCAGCCAGCACCCAAAAATAAAGACGTTAGCACATGTGTAAGCCGGGGCCACCGGAGGAGGGCACCACCTTCTATTTCGCCTTGGGCACCTGGTATGAACTTCCGCCCCTGGCGGTATTGTGTGGCTACACACGACATAAGTATTTCTATCTGTAATAATTTAAACCAACAATTACAACTTGCTTCTTATAGGTAGAATAACAAGGCTTTCTATGAGGGAGCAAATAGCTCAGGTGTTAAGTGTGACTGCGGTACATTAGGTTGGATGTTCAAGTCCTTGGCATCTACTGTAACTGAAAGTTATTACTGACAAGGTGCATTTAATCAAGCTATTATTGATAGCTCAAAAGGTAAGTATATGAATATGATATAAGAGAAGGTAATTTAAACTCAAAGCTTTGGGGCGTCTCCATCTTGTGGTGCAATCTTTGGacatcattcagtaaggattgtgaaTTTTGCATGCTAACCGCCGCCCCGCACCCTTGACCACAATGAAATAGCGGTttcaccgcaatttcagcgtgatagcTAAAAATAGGGCAGCCTTCTgtcggcgcagcctggctgtgactgCAGGAGGCCCACCGGCATTTTTTTAATCGCAGTGGctatgtgtgacatcatgcagctgcccggATCATGCCCACACCCCCTTGTTTGACTAATGCTGCCCCCGTTTTTAAGCTGCACCCCCGCAGTGCTCCGTCTCcgctatttgcgatccaacctgaattagcccctttgtccaTAAAGCCTGTTGCATAAGTGGTAGCAAATTAATGTTGCTGCATCTATATACTGCACTAATGTTATAAAGACTAAAGTAATTAGGACTAAGTCAGTTTGCTCATTTAGCTGATTAAACATCTACAGTATGCAATAAGCACCTTGagtctgttggagaaagagcgctatataaataaaattattattattattattattattattattattattatatttgtatGTACTAAAATGTGTGAGAAAAGTGGACAAACTGCATTTTGTACATCATTCTCTTATACTCTACGCAATTTGCAGAATCAAAGTACCATCAAGTTTACACACATGAATTGTTATATTTTATTGGTTGGTTTCTTCACTTTCTATTACTGTAATGTCACATCTCACAATTACTTTTAATGCTTCTGCTGCTTTGTGGTTGAAATACGGCATTTCCTAATGCTGCTTTTACACATCCAACCTTAATCATTCTTTGAAAAGGAAAATTTGGGAACTTTTATCACCACCTTCCATCATCTCATAAAATCGAATGCAGATTCCCCAttcatttattttctttctttcttacttattaacaattatttatttaatgcacacacatctTACTAGCACCTCACAAAGAATATTTgaatattcacatcagtccctgcccaagagagcttacaatctatattccctacaacatgtacattttttgtcgggagccaattaacctaatagtatatttttgaattgaggGAGGAAACGGCAGTTCCCGGAGGAAACCGATGCAAGCATGTGGAGAACATATACGTAAACTAATTCCAGTTCGTGATATTGGCAATTATAATATTTTGCATATGAAACTACTGATCTCAAGGATGAGATGCATAAAGTAACCTGGAGAAATGATAGTAGAATGCCAAAATGTACTGCTATAAACTGTACGCATTTTCTTTACTGGGTTATAAATTCAAAACGGTATATGATCAGAATTTTACCTATGTCATTAACTTGTGTATACCTTGTACAATGGCTCTTTTCACCTGTTGGTTCCTCAGGCTGTATATAAGTGGGTTCAGCATTGGTGTCACTACTGAGTAGAAGACAGCAGCTATATTGTCTTGTTTCTCAAAAACACTGGAGGGAGAGCGCAGGTAAGTGAAGAAAACGGACATGTAGAAGATGGTGGCACACGTGAGATGTGAGGAGCAGGTGCTGAATGCTTTTTGTCTGCCCTCAGCAGACTTCATCTGTAGAATGGAAGAAATGATGAACGTGTATGAGATCAGGATGATTACAAATGACCCCATGCCACAAGAAACTATGAAGAAAACTGTTGCCATctcacaggagaaggtgtcagagcAGGACAGCTGGAGCAATGGAGGAACGTCACAGTAGAAGTGGTCTATAATATCTGAGCTACAGAATTGGAGGCTGAATACACAGATGGTCTGTAAGAATGACTGCATGAAGCCGATGGAGAAAGCCTGGACAACCAGATACATACATATGTTCTTGGTCATTACAGAGACATAATGGAGAGGGTGGCAGATGGCAGCATACCGGACATAGGCCATGTTTGCAAGAAGTAAACACTCAGTACATGCAAGACCAGCAAAGAAAAAGAACTGAAGGGCACACCCAGCAAAGGAGATGATCTTCTTcacggagataaggtcagagagcaTTTTAGGAGTTATAACTGAGGAGTAGAAGAGGTCCACCAGGGAGAGGTAGCTCAGGAAGAAGTACATTGGGGTGTGGAGGCAGGAGCTGATATGGACAATAGCTATCATGCCAATGTTTCCCAATACAGTCACAACGTAGACATGCAAGAAGAATATGAAGAGGAATGGGGCAAGTTGTCCATTATCGGTGAGTCCAGAGAACACAAACACTCTCACTTGGGTCTTGTTTATCACTTCCATGAAGCTTTCTGTAAATCAATATATACATACTGCATAAACAATATCAATAATACATATGTCTACAGCAACTTTCAAAGTACAGTAATTGGGCGTGATTCAGCTGGACACAGATGAGGCTGGATCTTTTGGAAGCCGCTTGACTGTGACTTAATGCAAGTGCCGCTGCAACGTTTTCCCTGGTGTATATATCATAGTGTACATGCCTATGAATGTGCTGTATCTGGGGAAGAGGTCAACCTTAATTAAGTCAAtaatcaataggtcgaccccatagggtcaacatgcattaaatcaacatggtcaataggtcggcaTGTGAAAGGTCAACAGTTCTTTTGGTCtacaggtacaaaagatcgacagATTCGAGTGGATTACAGGCCAATGGTCGACACGCATATGGTTGACACAATGTTTTTAGTTTATTTAGAATTTTTTACATCTTCTTCATAGTTTAACATCcctatggactacgattgggaatagtaaccggcgGTAGTGGTGCGAGGCACCTTGGTCAAAGCATGGTGAGCTATGCGAGGAAGAATATGTCAACAAATAACTTCaaaatgtgtcaaccttttgtttTGCATTGACCATTTTTATCTTTtacttgttgacctaatgaccttgTTGATATTTTCACACTGTCGACCTATTCCATGTTAACCATATAGGGTCGACCAAATGATCCATACcctaatgtgcaaggactgagatgcccactttgagcATCTGTGGATGCCGTAATAGTGgttggtgcatctttagactccACCATTGGTTGCGCCATCGAAACTTATACCACTTTTTATCTGTCAGGTTACTGACTCCACAGTGAGTtattgcatttctgtgcatgcaaacACTTCAGTATCACGCCTGTGATCCCATAGCATATAATAAAGACCCTCTCCATGTGTCTGTTTGGACTCCTCCAAGCCACCGCCATGGAATGCCCATCACTATCCTGATTCATTTCTGATACCATGCGTCTCATTACAACAGCCTCATTGTGTGTACACCTGCGCAAGCACAGTAGCAGCAGAATTGTAATTGATCCAAGCACAAGTCCAGGGGCTTAATGAGGCAGTTAGGTTTATGGAATAAGTGATGGTAcagtcgtactcactgttatactaaCTGAGGACATGAAGCGGAGCTTGTAGCGGGGCGGGGTCAGGCAGCTCACCAGCTAATAACTGTCTCCGGAATGCGAGTAGTGGTGCAGATGGTGGAACAGTGGTCAGTGCTGCTCACTGGTGGAAGGTCTCTGGAGCTAAAGGGGAGACGTCCATCTCCCACTGTATAACTCATAAATGTaaaaagatggtgccgcacatgcgcagtaataatactggcagccattttgttaaggAAATTTGTTAAGGAAATGAAGCATTCCTCCATGTTTGGAGACTGCACAGTAGCGCTCTCTACTACTAACATCTCCCCCTCGCTACAAGCTTCTCCATGTTAAACAATTGTATGCGTGTGCCCACCTCCTACCCATGCCGGCCTCCTCCTGCGGCCTGCACCCCGTCCTTGCTGGCCACTTTCCTCACCGCTACCTACTTCCTCTCAGCTTCAAGCTGGGAGGAAGTGAGGTAAGAGAGCCGGGGGACCGCTGCCCACCTCCCACTGCCCTCCTCCCACTGCCTGCCCCCTGATGTCCTTGGTGCCCCTGGAGGACCGGGGGTCAAGCCACACTGCAACCATAGATGGAGGCTCCGCATCAAATGTTATCAAGCAGGAGCTACaggagaagacaaaaaagaagaaggaaaggactgtattgtcggtgcacaaaaggaagactagacctggttatcacatctgcctatatttgattaaaatttaacttttattagtatttatttaaaaatcgtgtacattacttacacataatcgtgagtataagcgaaacatagaggttaaaattatgacacaaacaaaacatatatagtgcaaatgaaaataaaggtgatttgaagatttaaaatgtgtgtccacgtgtcttaTTCCAATGTCCAAAGATATATACTCTATTATTCCATAATAGGATTGGAATTTATTTGTATGTTTCAGTCGTTATTAGGCTCTTAGATGAGGCATTAAGGTGATAAAGATGTTAATTGTAGTAATATCCTAGATATTTGTAACAATAAAAGCTGTTAGTACCAACTTATTTGTAACACAGCAGCTGTCGCACTATCTAATTGAATCAGATGTGTAATAAAGTGTGAAATACACAGGTGATGCTATGAATTCAGTATAGATATATGATATACTCCGGGGAAATAAATATCTTCCTCAGTTGTTTATGATCATTAACATAAATGATAATGCATAAGGGTATATCTTTCTTTTAATTGATATATCCTCAGCAAAAAAACTTCTTCATTTGTTAAAGGCTGTGTCGCTGATAATATAATGTATGTCAATCAGCTACAGCAGTTATATAATCAAGACGTTGTTATCTCTAAGGAAGGGACACCTTATTTTTTAAGAATAAATGACACCTTACTCAGATGTCAGTATATTACTTCCCGGATTATGTATCACCATTAAGCAtctgatataattataattattaagcGAGAGAAGCCTTCATTAAATGTGTGTGGGTAACCGTGTAttgaataaagattttattatcctGATATATGGCACCTGATAAGGCTAGATTTCCCAACCAGCATTAAACATTAATGTTAACACGTTGTTTTATTCACAGCTGCCACATTAGCTTGGAGAGTTCATTtagaaacatttgttgcaattgcATCTGCTCAGTTGTGTCACATTTAGCATAAAGACATAGAATGTATCTATTTGAGCTTGAAGCAATATCTCCTGCTCACTGTGTATGTCTGAGGATTTCAACAGCCACTGCTGCGTTATTCATTAATTAATTATATTGTTATCTAATCAGCAGATGTAAATTATCTATATTTCAATAATCATCTATTCGTTGTCTCTTAGTAATAGTTGTAATAATCACTACATACGGTGACTGAGTCACGCTGATTAGTAATTAATTTATGAAGATTTGTTGTAATTGTGTCACAATTGCTTAATAACACTGACACATCTAACATATGAACCAAATAGGTTTATCTTCACTTAGAGCAGTGCTTGTATCTTCCTATGTATTTTTCAACTGAGTCTAACAGCTAATGCTGCATTCTTTCTATTGCAATAATTTTTAACTTAACAGAAATCTAGTTAATCAGGACTCGATATTCATGTATCTGATTCAATGACTAGTACTACATTACTTGTTATCCACTTAACACAAATATAACTGTCTGAGATTCACTTGTTCATATACTCGCTGCCTCATATTAATGATCTAAACATATTGGTTAAATGGAGCTGACTAAACATTGGTGTAACATGGACATGGAAACACGTggagacacgctgcccacacgcgtgttccgccgttactctgacagcttcgtcagggctgaaccagaatgcctctccAGGCATAATATTTAAGCTCTCCTAATGATCCAATCAGCAGCGGACGGCTGGTCACATGTAGCTGCTAGCCAATCGTGATGCTGCTCCTCCGGTCACATGACCCGGGGAGCCAATAGCGGGACTTCATGGTTGTCATGGTAGCGGCTGTTCATAGCACTATATTCCCGGACATTACTACTCGTTCGTGCCCTGTTATCTGTATTGTATAATTAATATACCCTAAAATAACTTGATCCAATATCTTTTAGCTTCTCCTATATTATGTCAGTGCCAATGTCAGTTAGTTTTTACATGATGCTTATACGGAAACCGCATTTACATCACTCAGTATATACGTTTCACGGTGGTATGATTACAAGCATACATGTCTGATGTTCGCTGACCCTGTGCCCTGTGTATAGTATATGGGTCTTCAGATCTCATTGTACATATAGTTCATAAATAAATTCTGCTATCCACTCATTGTCTCGTTATTTAGCAGGGACATATAGTGGTTTGTATTAATTCAAGAAAACTCACTTTGATGAGTATACTTATGCAAATACAGCCAATTCCACTACACCCGGTCAGAGAATGTCCATATTACATAAACATCCTTTGATCATTGTTATACCATGGTATTCAGTCTATTACATTATATTCCCGATTTGTTACAGGTAAGTACACATCTCTTAAAAAAGAGTATTTAAAACAAGATTCCTTCTTCAGTGTTATAATTAAGAGCTTACTAATATTTCACTCCTGTTGTACCCTATAGGATTTGATATAATGATCAGCTATTctaacagttatatatattttgccagcatTTAAATTTGTCTTTGTTATTGTGTACAACATTCATTACCCTAAATCTGGGTAAATAATCCATAATGCCACAAGATGTGAACATAATCTTTATTAGTCAcatactatgtatgtgtatagatggtgactcaaaaataagtgaataaataaattacatgtgttatacatgGTGAAAGTGACCACGTGAATCATTTAATAAGGTACTGCTAAAAGAAGTAAAATGTAAGATATGAGGAGGATAAAATTAATCCAAAATAATAAGACCCCCTGAGTGTGAAAAACTCAAAGAATGTGTGAAAAGCGTGTCATGTGCAAATCAATCCAGTGTATAAAATTATGAAGTGATGGGTGAGacaacaaaaaggggggggggggggagggagaagaaAGGGATGAGAATT
Encoded proteins:
- the LOC134933946 gene encoding olfactory receptor 5B12-like codes for the protein MEVINKTQVRVFVFSGLTDNGQLAPFLFIFFLHVYVVTVLGNIGMIAIVHISSCLHTPMYFFLSYLSLVDLFYSSVITPKMLSDLISVKKIISFAGCALQFFFFAGLACTECLLLANMAYVRYAAICHPLHYVSVMTKNICMYLVVQAFSIGFMQSFLQTICVFSLQFCSSDIIDHFYCDVPPLLQLSCSDTFSCEMATVFFIVSCGMGSFVIILISYTFIISSILQMKSAEGRQKAFSTCSSHLTCATIFYMSVFFTYLRSPSSVFEKQDNIAAVFYSVVTPMLNPLIYSLRNQQVKRAIVQGIHKLMT